The genomic stretch CCTTTGCGTGTCGGAGACGCTTGATCCATGTTCTGACACGTCAATAGAAAAGCAAATATAGTTTAAATAAAAATTAAGAGATCATGTTTTATTCAGCATCCCGATCACAGACATTTCGCCTCGCGTCATAGTAGCGACGGAGGGCGTGGCTGGATAGATTATCTCCATTTCGTTGTTTGTCTCATTTGCCTCGATCACGCCCCACTCGTAACCGAAAGCATCTGGATCCAGATTGTAGTCCACCATGGCCTTAATTCTCCAGCGCGTTCCGGGCTGTGGAGGTGCATTGATTGGATTGGGCCCGAGCAGCAACAGCCCCGTGTAGCTTTTTTCTGCACTGACTCTTGTGCCGCTCTGCATGCCATGAACCAAGATTCCACCACGCTCTGGCATGGTCTCGGTTCCTGGCCCTGCGAAATCAAAGCCGTATACGTTTCCATCCAGAGCCCACCCCTCAGCTCCCACGTTGAAATCCTGGCTGGTGGCGGCGCCAAGGTTGGCAATGGTTATCTCCAGCGGTATCAGCACTATTTTACCACCATAGAATATCACCGGATCGCTTGTTACCCTTACAGACTTCACCACAAGATCCGGTTTCTGTGCCTGAAATATAACAGAGTCAGACGGCTTTATTACCTCTTTTGCCTGCGTTGTCTTAACATCTGCCCCAAAAGCAGTTGTTAATACAAGAAGCATGCAGAGGCAAATCGACAAAAGCAGCTTTTTATGCATTTTCCCACGCTCTACACCCATAATCATGCAAATTTTTGCATGATTTGGTATATACTCTCAGTCGATAATATATATTATTAACAGTCAATATCGAACTTTACTCAGAGGATTCCTAAAACCCACCCGACCTGCCATTTTGACATAAAATTTCTTTAATAAAAGTATTCAGTAACATGCAAAGACCTTGAAAAGAATGTATATAGGAATTCACTGGCATCAGTACAAAATACGCTGTATACAACTGCGGAGGAAGCAAGACCGGTAACACTGAACCTGATCTACCTTTTTCTATCACATCTCCTGAGGATCTGTCTGATCGAGAATATCGCAATCAGTCCGGTCAGAACTGATGCGGACGGGCTGCTCTTGCTTGGAGTGCTCTCATTCGATACTCTCCGGACGACGGGCTCTGCCTCTATCACGCTCTCCCGAAGATCCACCACGGCTCCGCTGCTGTTCAGGAGCATCACCTTGAGATGGTAGATGCCCGGATCGAGCGTTCTGTTCCACGAGATCTCCACGGTCTCATCATCGCCCTCAAGCAGCACCGGTGTTCTCTTCTCGACAACCTCCACCTCTGTACCGTTGTACAGAACAAACCTGAGGCTTCCACGGAATGGCACTCTCGATGTGCCGAGAACCGTCGCGGATGCGCCCATCTCATCCTCGTATGTCTCGGTGATCCTGGCGTTCTCCAGAGCGACGAACCTGTTCATGAATGCGCGCGTCTGGCCTGTGGTGAGCTCGACCATCTTCGCCCTGCCTGTGTACGTCTCTCCAGCATTCAGCAGCACAGGCCACTTCCACTCCACGAGCGTGGGCACGCCTCTCCCGCCGGCGATCTTCACGGATCTGTCCCGGTAGACGTAAACAGCTTTGTTTCCTGATATGAGCATGTAATAGATATCGACAATCGCAGGATCCGCTGCGTATATGACCATATGTATGCCGGAGGAGTCTGCCAGGAAGTCCCTGACGTCGAATCTGACAGGGACCTCCCCTCCGTGGTAGAAGCTGTAGCATCTCCTCCCCAGGACGGTTCCATTTCTTGTCACACTGGCACATGCCGCATATGCCCCCTCATCCGGATCGCTCAGGTTCCAGCTTATCATCAGAGTGCCGGGAGCATCCAGTGGAAGCACACGGCTGCTCAGGATAACACCGGAGCGCATGAGATCTGCCTGCAGATAGCATCCAGAGGTATCTCCTGATACGGTCACATCACATGAATCGATACTGGAGAAGATATCATCAACCTGCTGCGATATTGCAGGCCCCTGGATGAAGAGCAGAACTGAGAGGAGCGCGAGCAAAGATCTCATATCGCAGATCTCCAGGGAGCACCTCTGTTTTATAGCTGTCGCATCGAGCATCCAACTGATAAAAGATACGCCCTGCTGCTCACAGGAGATCGATTCCAACCCAGATCATCGATAACTTACGGGCATGATCCATCAATATGGCTTAAAATGATTCCACTAACGATCCAAAAAATGCTGTGCAATAAGCTTCTCTGCTGTTCTCTGTGTTAATACTACTGGCAGTGATCTCTGTACCTGCATACCCCCATTTCAGAGCATTTTCCAGGATCCCTCTCGTAGAATATCATGTCCTGGATACAGTCCCTTTCCTCAACAAACCACTGCCTGAGCTCGTCGCTCAGGATGAAGAAGTCCCTCTCGATGTGAGGCGTGGGGTGGCCCTTTGGAAAGCTGAGGTAAATGGTGCAGCCTATGTTTATCGGAACCTCGTAGAGGCTCTCATATACCAGCGCGTATCCGGTCGCGGAGAGCCTGTGGAAGTCCCTCCTCTGGCCGGTCTTCAGGTCGCAGACCATCATCCCTCCCATGTTTATAGCATCCGCGCTCAGATTGCTGCTCAGACCGAGATATCTGCCATCCAGCTTGTGTTCCACAACAAATGGAAGAGCATGGTTTACCAGCGAGTCCTCGCTTATATAGCGGTACTTTCCGAGGTAGGTGTATATCGCAGAGACTATTCTCGAGACCTCGAAGGACCAGAGCTTTCTCAGGTTCTCGATAATCTCCCCGAGAGCATCTGTTACGCCAGAAGATAACATCTGCTTCTCCGCTTCTTCGATCGCCTTTGGCAATCGTTCCATCAGAACCTGAGCGAGAGATGTGCAGACTCCCAGACCCTGTGAGTAGATCAACCTCTTTGCAGCAGGGAAAAGCTCGGCAATGGCCTTGTGGTATATCCGCCCAGCGACCATCTCCTCACTTGGAGGAACATCAACCCTCATCACATGTCTCAGGAAGGCGTCCCTCCTGGTCTCGCAGTACTTATCCGCAACCTCCCAGACCGGCAGGATGATATCGTGGGGTGGTGAGAGCTCTGACCTGTACCAGCTCCAGCCCCTCAGCTCCTCTGCTACACCTCTATCCCGGGCCGCAGGTATGAGCTTTTTCAGAAGATACTTCCGCTCTTCGTCAGAGAAAGAAATACATCTGATTCCCACCTCTACACGCATTCGCAGTAGCGCCTGTACTCGCAGTCTGTGCATCTGGATGGATTTCTGGTGCATGTTGGTTCTGTTTCGCTCTCAACAATACTCCTGATCTCCGCGATCATTTTCATGGTCCTGCGCCGCAGCTCATCTGTGATATCTATCCGGACGTTCAGCCGCTCCCTGCTGTAGTGGATAAATCCCCGGCGCACAGTGGCCAGGAAGCAGTCCTCGACGAGAAGCGCGTATGCGGCCAGCTGATACTTATGGTTCAGATATGCTGCGCCTTTATTCGAGTATCCGAATTTGTAGTCCACGGGTATGAACTCCCTATCGGTCTTCACAAGATAGTCGAGAACGCCACGCAGACCGAGCGACTGGCTCACCAGCTCCACCCTGAAGAGCTTCTCTGCACTGTCCAGCTCCTGGTCGTAGAATACCGCACCCTTCCTCCGTTTCTCTCTGGCTGTGATTGATTCGTGTGCCTCCCTGCCCGAATCCAGCTTTTGATCTGGCGGCTTCGGCACGTGAAGAACGTGATCGAAGTATATTATCTTCGGGCAGTAAAGGTACTGCTTTACATCGCTCACGGTTATCATATGCTGCCATCTAAATAATTCTCACATTCTCCTCCTCGATCTCGTACAGCTCTCCGATGCTCTCCCTCATGCCGAAGCACCTGGAGCACATCGGATACAGCTGTATATTTCCCTCCTCGCCCCTCATCAGCCTCTCGAGGCGGAGTCGCAGCTTATCTCTGGTGTTGTGGTTGAGAAAGCCGTAGAAAGCGCTCTTCTGTATCCGCATGCAGCCGTACTCCATCAGAACCCTGGCAACTCTTGATCTTAGAAGATCATCGCTGATATCGTAAATTATGATCGTGTCCATGATCACCATCTCGGTGTGAATGGTTCGTAGCGCGGTCGCTCCCCTCTCAGGAATGTGGCCACGGAGGACGCCTGTGAGCGTATGATGTTCCTGAGAAGCTGGCCCCTCTCCTGGTACTGTATCCGCTCATCCAGCCGGTTGTAGAATGCGGATGATGCGATCCTCATGCCCTCCTTTGTCATCCTGCAATCCTCCTGGAAATGATCACGAGACATTGTACGGGCGAGGGAGACGACGACGCGATCCACGACCAGCGGCCTGAACTCCTCCATCATATCGTAGACGAGCTTTTCCTGTCCCGAGCGATCCGCGTGCAGGAATCCTGCATACGGATCGAGGCCCGCATAGAGCGCCGCTGCCCACACCTCCTGCTCCAGTACATAGTAGCCGAAGTTCAGGAGAGAGTTTACAGGGTCTCCGGCTGCTGGATACCTCCTGCCCGGGAAGCCCCAGGCGTCGGGGATGAGCTTGGACCAGGTGCGCCAGTAGATCTCGCTGGCGTTGCCCTCCATCCCCATTATCAGGTCACGTGCATCATCGAGCCTGCCCCTAACAGAATCCAGCTGTGGTATGATCGCCTCGATCTGGCTTGAGCTGTCTCGGAACTCCTGCCAAAGATCCATCCTCTCGTTCTTCCACTTCTTCGCAAAGCTTTTCAGAAGAGATGCCTGGTTCTTCAGCTTTCCGCGTATGAATGCCTTGGCGAGCTCAAGACCTCGTTCGTTTTCGTATGCACGGTACTGCTCCCGTCTTGTCCTGACCGTGCCGCCCATGGTCGCGGGTATGAGACGAGCAAGGGGTTTTCCGTAGTAGCTGGCGAAGACGATCTCCACTCCAAGCTCATTGGCCATCTCTATGGCGTCTGATGAAACTGATATCCCTGATCCGAGCACAAGGATCTGATCGACCTTACGTGCAGGTATGAGGATATC from Methanothrix sp. encodes the following:
- the cas2 gene encoding CRISPR-associated endonuclease Cas2, whose product is MDTIIIYDISDDLLRSRVARVLMEYGCMRIQKSAFYGFLNHNTRDKLRLRLERLMRGEEGNIQLYPMCSRCFGMRESIGELYEIEEENVRII
- the cas1 gene encoding CRISPR-associated endonuclease Cas1, whose product is MPRIILSDRGTFLGKTGEQFRVLRRDEPDILIPARKVDQILVLGSGISVSSDAIEMANELGVEIVFASYYGKPLARLIPATMGGTVRTRREQYRAYENERGLELAKAFIRGKLKNQASLLKSFAKKWKNERMDLWQEFRDSSSQIEAIIPQLDSVRGRLDDARDLIMGMEGNASEIYWRTWSKLIPDAWGFPGRRYPAAGDPVNSLLNFGYYVLEQEVWAAALYAGLDPYAGFLHADRSGQEKLVYDMMEEFRPLVVDRVVVSLARTMSRDHFQEDCRMTKEGMRIASSAFYNRLDERIQYQERGQLLRNIIRSQASSVATFLRGERPRYEPFTPRW
- the cas4 gene encoding CRISPR-associated protein Cas4, whose translation is MSDVKQYLYCPKIIYFDHVLHVPKPPDQKLDSGREAHESITAREKRRKGAVFYDQELDSAEKLFRVELVSQSLGLRGVLDYLVKTDREFIPVDYKFGYSNKGAAYLNHKYQLAAYALLVEDCFLATVRRGFIHYSRERLNVRIDITDELRRRTMKMIAEIRSIVESETEPTCTRNPSRCTDCEYRRYCECV
- the cas4a gene encoding type I-A CRISPR-associated protein Cas4/Csa1, which codes for MRVEVGIRCISFSDEERKYLLKKLIPAARDRGVAEELRGWSWYRSELSPPHDIILPVWEVADKYCETRRDAFLRHVMRVDVPPSEEMVAGRIYHKAIAELFPAAKRLIYSQGLGVCTSLAQVLMERLPKAIEEAEKQMLSSGVTDALGEIIENLRKLWSFEVSRIVSAIYTYLGKYRYISEDSLVNHALPFVVEHKLDGRYLGLSSNLSADAINMGGMMVCDLKTGQRRDFHRLSATGYALVYESLYEVPINIGCTIYLSFPKGHPTPHIERDFFILSDELRQWFVEERDCIQDMIFYERDPGKCSEMGVCRYRDHCQ